The Podospora pseudocomata strain CBS 415.72m chromosome 3, whole genome shotgun sequence genome window below encodes:
- a CDS encoding hypothetical protein (EggNog:ENOG503P7T4; COG:S) has protein sequence MPATSTPDQLQPPPRDTIFHLSLDPQPPSPAAPTLILLHGLTSSHLEWSLVIPHLQPHYHLLLVDLPAHSRSSSLPPPYTIPSMADQVASIIQSHARNSQAHVVGMSMGGFVTLNLARRYPSLCLSAFVSGATPFEGITRWLARNNWVLYYGFWLSNLIITDGMYDWMCRVMDMKEHRELRREIVRNVKWEVIRDVYGSIVEEFTVEGMAEVGQVRCLSVAGGKQDQVEVTRRVGQVWKERGLTGRLGSRAFVVRGAVHAWDLQFPDVFAGGIRSWVERDELPVQFEVLE, from the coding sequence AtgccagcaacaagcacGCCCGACCagctccaacccccaccccgaGACACGATTTTCCACCTCTCTCTcgacccccaacctcccagtCCAGCCgcaccaaccctcatcctcctccatggcCTCACATCCTCCCATCTCGAATGGTCCCTCGTCATCccacacctccaacctcactaccaccttctcctcgtcgaCCTCCCAGCCCactcccgctcctcctccctcccacccccatacaccatcccctccatgGCCGACCAAGTAGCATCAATCATCCAGTCCCACGCACGGAACAGCCAAGCCCACGTGGTTGGCATGTCCATGGGCGGCTTCGTCACCCTCAATCTCGCCCGCCGGTACCCCTCCCTCTGTCTCTCGGCGTTTGTCTCTGGCGCCACACCTTTTGAGGGTATCACGAGGTGGTTGGCAAGGAACAACTGGGTATTATACTATGGGTTCTGGCTGTCAAACTTGATCATCACAGATGGGATGTATGACTGGATGTGCCGGGTGATGGACATGAAGGAGCATCGTGAGCTGCGGCGGGAGATTGTGAGGAATGTCAAGTGGGAGGTGATCAGGGATGTGTATGGGAGCATTGTGGAGGAGTTCACCGTGGAGGGGATGGCAGAGGTGGGCCAGGTGAGGTGTTTGAGTGTTGCTGGGGGAAAGCAAGATCAGGTTgaggtgacgaggagggttGGTCAGGTCTGGAAGGAAAGGGGTTTGACTGGGCGGCTGGGTAGCCGGGCATTTGTGGTCAGAGGGGCGGTGCATGCTTGGGATTTGCAGTTTCCTGACGTTTTTGCTGGTGGTATTAGGAGCTGGGTTGAGAGGGACGAGTTGCCGGTTCAGTTTGAAGTTTTGGAATGA
- a CDS encoding hypothetical protein (EggNog:ENOG503P3DQ; COG:S) has translation MHLILTGATGMVGTTVLDAMLKTTDISKISILSRRPVQLAEDAKDPRVNVIIHKDFSSYSPEVLSQLQDADGCVWALGISQTQVNKEDYITITKTYPLAFASAFQPALRATNKPFNFVYVSGQGATFQPGLFTPIFGKTKGETELALADVRKKNPLFRASTVRPGFIDWLDQDKSITKYMPPLGLARTGLGHALHPVFKFGMRGNWSPTEPLGGFLTGLAMGKWNEGLKTLKGDEGQVLEGGFPVVENNFFRRAMGLPR, from the exons ATGCATCTCATCCTAACAGGCGCCACAGGCATGGTCGGCACCACGGTGCTCGACGCCATGCTCAAGACAACCGACATCTCCAAAATCTCCATCCTCAGTCGCCGGCCAGTGCAATTAGCTGAAGATGCCAAGGACCCCCGGGTCAACGTCATCATCCACAAGGACTTTTCCTCGTACAGTCCCGAGGTCCTCAGCCAACTCCAAGACGCGGACGGTTGTGTCTGGGCCCTTGGTATTAGCCAAACACAAGTGAACAAAGA GGActacatcaccatcaccaaaacctACCCATTGGCCTTTGCGTCGGCTTTCCAACCGGCCTTGAGAGCGACCAACAAGCCATTCAATTTTGTCTATGTCTCCGGCCAAGGTGCAACCTTCCAGCCGGGGCTCTTCACCCCCATCTTCGGCAAAACAAAAGGCGAGACAGAACTGGCATTGGCTGATGTCAGGAAAAAAAACCCGCTGTTTCGTGCAAGCACCGTCCGTCCTGGGTTTATCGATTGGCTCGACCAGGACAAGAGCATTACCAAGTACATGCCACCTCTGGGGCTTGCGAGGACGGGGTTGGGGCATGCGCTGCACCCTGTCTTCAAGTTTGGAATGAGAGGCAACTGGTCTCCAACAGAGCCGCTGGGTGGGTTTCTCACCGGTCTTGCGATGGGCAAGTGGAATGAGGGATTGAAGACGTTGAAAGGTGACGAGGGGCAGGTGCTGGAAGGAGGATTCCCTGTTGTGGAAAATAACTTCTTTAGAAGGGCGATGGGACTGCCCAGGTAG
- a CDS encoding hypothetical protein (COG:Q; EggNog:ENOG50KOG0156) has product MIYLSLIVTLAALFFTYRILSRTSRYLRLAHIPGPLPAKITTLWLTYHQSTGSLARHISSLSKRYGPIYRIAPNWVITSDPAAIRQLWSARGPWHRGQWYDMFRMDQPVSTVLSERDNHKHAALKAKLLPGYSGKDVDNLHEAVDRRVADLVQLIERKYLSDDERGVYRPMDLAEKATFMTQDVISELAIGRCFECLVHDRDTYGQMTGVTGSLPLVITLATIPWTLGLLQNPLVRALLPKEKLEGVVRQQELAKKQAAERFGKDKVVRRDMLGSFVKHGLGHTNAWLETFVQIGAGSDTTATAIRMTMFHLMSSPGSYKRLQDEIDAAIREGRVSSPIAEEEARRLPYLQAVMKEGLRLSSPVMGLLPRICDTEQTVCGVRIPPGTNVCWDAISIFRNQETFGADADVFRPERWLVEMEDVDKKSMEFVQGLVFGTSGRFECLGKGIAMLELNKVFVEVLLRRFDFALVNPLTPLTSRDYSLSLQTDLWARITRRHVHS; this is encoded by the exons ATGATATACCTATCGCTAATTGTCACTCTCGCTGCCCTTTTCTTCACCTACCGGATCCTCTCCCGCACATCGCGCTACCTCCGCCTCGCTCACATCCCTGGTCCCCTCCCAGCCaaaatcaccaccctctGGCTCACCTACCACCAAAGCACCGGATCCCTCGCCCGGCatatctcctccctctccaaacgCTACGGCCCCATATACCGCATCGCCCCCAACTGGGTCATCACCAGCGACCCCGCCGCCATCCGCCAACTATGGTCTGCCCGCGGCCCGTGGCACCGAGGACAATGGTACGACATGTTCCGCATGGACCAGCCCGTCAGCACCGTCCTCTCAGAACGAGACAACCACAAGCACGCCGCGCTAAAAGCAAAGCTCCTCCCAGGCTACAGCGGCAAAGACGTGGACAACCTCCACGAGGCCGTCGACCGCCGAGTGGCAGATTTGGTGCAGCTGATCGAGAGAAAATACCTATCTGATGATGAAAGGGGGGTGTACAGACCAATGGACCTGGCGGAAAAGGCCACCTTCATGACACAAGATGTGATCTCAGAGCTGGCGATAGGACGCTGCTTCGAGTGCTTGGTCCACGACCGGGATACCTACGGGCAGATGACCGGGGTGACGGGATCGTTGCCGTTGGTGATAACGCTGGCGACCATACCCTGGACGCTCGGGCTGTTGCAGAACCCACTTGTTAGAGCGCTGCTGCCGAAGGAGAaactggagggggtggtgaggcagcaggagctggccaagaagcaggcGGCGGAGCGGTTTGGGAAGGACAAAGTTGTGAGGCGGGATATGCTCGGGAGCTTTGTCAAGCATGGGTTGGGCCATACGAACGCGTGGCTGGAGACGTTTGTGCAGATTGGGGCGGGGAGCGACACAACGGCGACGGCGATCAGGATGACCATGTTTCATCTGATGAGCTCACCTGGGAGCTATAAGAGGCTGCAAGACGAGATTGATGCTGCGAtacgggaggggagggtgtcgagTCCCAttgcagaggaagaggcacGGCGGCTGCCGTACTTGCAGGCTGTGATGAAGGAGGGACTGAGGCTGTCTTCGCCAGTGATGGGCCTTCTTCCGAGAATATGCGACACGGAGCAAACTGTCTGTGGCGTCAGAATCCCGCCTGGGACAAACGTCTGCTGGGatgccatctccatcttccgAAATCAGGAAACTTTTGGGGCTGACGCTGACGTGTTTCGACCAGAGAGGTGGTTAGTGGAGATGGAAGATGTGGACAAGAAAAGTATGGAGTTTGTGCAAGGCCTTGTCTTTGGAACTTCTGGCAGATTTGAATgcctggggaaggggatcGCGATGCTCGAACTTAACAAGGTGTTTGTCGAGGTA CTTTTGAGGCGGTTTGACTTTGCACTTGTCAATCCGCTGACGCCATTGACCTCCCGCGATTATTCCTTGTCTCTTCAGACTGATTTGTGGGCCAGAATAACCAGACGACATGTTCATTCGTAG